The Procambarus clarkii isolate CNS0578487 chromosome 66, FALCON_Pclarkii_2.0, whole genome shotgun sequence genome has a window encoding:
- the LOC138355195 gene encoding KRAB-A domain-containing protein 2-like, whose translation MAQVNPLNGKPRHPQSKGSIERANGDITKMLGSWMCENRTRDWSAGLPFVQFNKNIAYSRGVGLSSYKAVFGIELPIGMQTELSPSMYKQLQGTDITEEDLLTMNLIEEEGEEEDDPIGDQEGSREQDVEEHHCRQPPTTEAGNQNETIIITRDSEVSI comes from the coding sequence ATGGCCCAAGTTAATCCTTTAAACGGTAAGCCCCGGCATCCCCAGAGTAAGGGAAGCATAGAACGGGCCAACGGCGACATTACaaaaatgcttggcagttggatgtgtgagaatCGAACTCGAGATTGGTCGGCCGGTCTTCCCTTCGTACAATTTAATAAGAATATAGCATATTCCCGGGGTGTTGGACTGTCATCGTACAAGGCGGTCTTTGGGATCGAACTCCCCATCGGTATGCAAACGGAACTCTCACCATCGATGTACAAACAGCTGCAAGGAACGGATATCACTGAAGAAGACTTATTAACGATGAATCTAATTgaagaagagggggaagaagAAGATGATCCTATTGGAGACCAGGAAGGAAGTCGAGAACAAGATGTTGAAGAACACCACTGCCGTCAACCACCGACTACTGAGGCTGGGAACCAGAACGAAACTATTATCATCACCAGGGATTCAGAGGTATCTATTTAA